The Ensifer adhaerens genome contains a region encoding:
- a CDS encoding SCO family protein, protein MKTIRIVLWAAVVVMAGILGWLTYEMTQSKQQAASGPFGVPFTLVAQDGKEITEKAFTGKPTALFFGFTHCPEVCPTTLFELNGWLEQVDPEGNKLQAYFITVDPERDTPEILGQYVSNVSKRITGISGPADKVMEMVKGFRVYAKKVPVDAAKPDGDYTMDHTASVFLLDANGKFSGTIAYEENPETAVKKLENLTKG, encoded by the coding sequence ATGAAAACCATCCGCATCGTCCTTTGGGCCGCCGTCGTCGTCATGGCGGGTATCCTGGGCTGGCTGACCTATGAAATGACCCAGTCGAAACAGCAGGCCGCCTCCGGCCCCTTCGGCGTTCCCTTCACGCTGGTTGCCCAGGACGGCAAGGAAATCACCGAGAAGGCCTTCACCGGCAAGCCGACCGCGCTCTTCTTCGGCTTCACCCATTGCCCCGAGGTCTGCCCGACGACGCTGTTCGAACTGAACGGCTGGCTGGAACAGGTCGACCCCGAAGGCAACAAACTGCAGGCCTATTTCATCACCGTCGATCCCGAGCGCGACACCCCGGAAATCCTCGGCCAGTACGTCTCCAACGTCTCCAAGCGCATCACCGGCATTTCCGGTCCGGCCGACAAGGTCATGGAGATGGTCAAGGGCTTCCGCGTTTACGCCAAGAAGGTTCCGGTCGACGCCGCAAAGCCCGACGGCGACTATACCATGGACCACACCGCATCGGTGTTCCTGCTCGACGCCAACGGCAAGTTCTCTGGCACCATCGCCTATGAGGAAAACCCGGAGACGGCGGTAAAGAAGCTGGAAAACCTGACCAAGGGCTGA
- a CDS encoding 50S ribosomal protein L11 methyltransferase, translating into MSEIRLFVTTTEKQAEAVLDRMSEVFGEEDYAIGTTEVDEKRDIWEASIYMMMVDEESVGERLTEALSENFAHLPIEREVLPDIDWIAKSLEGLAPVRAGRFVVHGSHDRDKVKTGEIAIEIDAGQAFGTGHHGTTAGCLEVLATVARTRTVRNVLDLGTGSGVLAIAAWKLMHVPVLATDIDPIATRVAEENARVNGVVTGMTFATAPGFHSTAFSTNGPFDLIIANILARPLMKMAPQLVANLAPGGSVILSGILAEQRWKVLAHYNGQHLRHVRTIWRNGWVTIHLEK; encoded by the coding sequence TTGAGCGAGATCAGACTTTTCGTCACCACCACCGAGAAGCAGGCGGAAGCCGTGCTCGACCGCATGAGCGAGGTCTTCGGCGAAGAGGACTATGCCATCGGCACGACGGAAGTCGACGAGAAGCGCGACATCTGGGAAGCCTCGATCTACATGATGATGGTCGACGAGGAGAGCGTGGGCGAACGTCTCACCGAAGCGCTCTCTGAAAACTTCGCTCATCTCCCGATCGAGCGCGAAGTGCTGCCGGATATCGACTGGATCGCCAAGTCACTCGAGGGCCTGGCGCCGGTGCGCGCCGGTCGCTTCGTCGTGCACGGCTCGCATGACCGCGACAAGGTCAAGACCGGCGAAATCGCCATCGAGATCGACGCCGGCCAGGCCTTCGGCACCGGCCATCACGGCACCACCGCCGGCTGCCTCGAAGTGCTGGCGACCGTCGCGCGCACCCGCACCGTGCGCAACGTGCTCGATCTCGGCACCGGCAGCGGCGTGCTGGCGATCGCCGCCTGGAAACTGATGCACGTGCCGGTCCTTGCCACCGACATCGACCCGATCGCCACCCGCGTCGCCGAAGAAAACGCCCGGGTCAACGGCGTCGTTACCGGCATGACCTTTGCGACCGCCCCTGGCTTTCATTCGACGGCCTTCAGCACCAACGGCCCCTTCGATCTAATCATCGCCAACATCCTCGCCCGCCCCTTGATGAAGATGGCGCCGCAGCTCGTCGCCAACCTCGCCCCCGGCGGCTCGGTGATCCTCTCGGGCATCCTTGCCGAACAGCGCTGGAAAGTGCTCGCCCATTACAACGGCCAGCACCTGCGCCACGTGCGCACCATCTGGCGCAACGGCTGGGTAACGATCCATCTGGAGAAGTGA
- a CDS encoding methyl-accepting chemotaxis protein: protein MSMTAASSPLKRNLSVSQRLATLAGAAFVGFGSVLGVAWYEGRQANDALQGALAAQNGLTTVDEVRLATTNLVLNAMDSIIDREEGAIQPARAASIAEILKLLETKSTDIKALAGLIGGSDALSTFDADVAELRRAIGTDLKALIEGKASADDFGKIDDAIDGAGERVATALASLSEAAATLVQTRVAEARATSDEAFQLQLASGLIAMATLLYLLWFHGSTLRRGILSLRDGMQRIQKGELSTKLEALDRGDEIGAMARSVDLFRLSAIEKQSLEQSAAHSRREIEKEREQQQQEREEAVRRIQAAIDNLGRALTQLAEGDLAVAIDRPFDGNLDQLRQNFNQTVERLRVVLSSVKDNALSIESNGRQMRTAADDLARRTERQAASLEQTSAALDEITVTVRTATQRAEEASQMVDQTRTNAEESGRIVGQAIAAMARIEGASNEIGKIINVIDEIAFQTNLLALNAGVEAARAGEAGKGFAVVAQEVRELAQRAAGAAKDIKALVSRSGSEVGTGVKLVQATGEALGRIGTDVARINELMTAIVMAAREQSTGLNEISTAVGQLDQMTQQNAAMVEQTNASSHTLAQDAERLTDLVGQFREGHTMQRAMPTAAPAPVTPAARTAAPVQTKTPSVSAVQRPAAKGTSEAVPLRKIGAAKMASFPTPSPAKALMGKLAGAFGNKPGSVPSTTASGENWEEF, encoded by the coding sequence ATGTCTATGACCGCCGCATCTTCCCCATTGAAGCGCAATCTTTCCGTAAGCCAGCGGCTGGCAACGCTTGCCGGTGCCGCTTTCGTCGGTTTTGGCTCCGTGCTCGGAGTCGCCTGGTACGAGGGCCGGCAGGCGAACGATGCCCTGCAGGGCGCGCTCGCCGCGCAGAACGGGCTGACCACGGTCGACGAGGTCCGGCTTGCGACCACCAATCTCGTGCTCAATGCGATGGACAGCATCATCGACCGCGAGGAGGGCGCGATCCAGCCGGCGCGCGCCGCCAGCATCGCCGAGATCCTGAAACTGCTTGAGACGAAATCGACCGATATCAAGGCGCTTGCCGGCCTCATTGGCGGCAGCGATGCGCTTTCGACCTTTGACGCCGATGTGGCGGAACTGCGCCGGGCGATCGGAACGGACCTGAAGGCACTGATCGAAGGCAAGGCTTCGGCTGACGACTTCGGCAAGATCGACGACGCGATCGACGGTGCCGGCGAACGGGTCGCCACGGCGCTCGCCAGCCTCTCCGAAGCGGCAGCGACGCTGGTTCAGACGCGCGTTGCCGAGGCGCGCGCCACCTCCGACGAGGCGTTCCAGCTTCAGCTCGCCTCCGGCCTCATCGCCATGGCGACGCTGCTTTATCTGCTCTGGTTCCATGGCAGCACGCTCAGGCGCGGCATTCTCTCCCTGCGCGATGGCATGCAGCGGATCCAGAAGGGCGAACTTTCGACCAAGCTGGAAGCGCTCGACCGCGGCGACGAAATCGGCGCCATGGCGCGCTCCGTCGACCTCTTCCGCCTGTCGGCGATCGAAAAGCAGTCTCTCGAACAGAGTGCTGCCCACAGCCGCCGCGAGATCGAGAAGGAACGCGAACAGCAGCAGCAGGAGCGCGAGGAGGCGGTGCGCCGTATCCAGGCGGCGATCGACAATCTCGGCCGCGCGCTGACCCAGCTTGCCGAGGGTGACCTTGCCGTTGCCATCGACCGACCGTTCGACGGCAATCTCGACCAGCTCCGGCAGAACTTCAACCAGACGGTCGAGCGGCTGCGCGTGGTGCTTTCGAGCGTTAAGGACAATGCGCTTTCGATCGAATCCAACGGGCGGCAGATGCGCACGGCGGCCGACGACCTGGCGCGCCGCACCGAGCGGCAGGCCGCTTCGCTGGAGCAGACCTCGGCAGCCCTCGACGAAATCACCGTGACGGTCCGCACCGCGACCCAGCGCGCCGAAGAGGCGAGCCAGATGGTCGACCAGACCCGCACCAATGCCGAGGAGTCCGGCCGCATCGTCGGCCAGGCGATCGCCGCCATGGCCCGCATCGAGGGTGCCTCGAACGAAATCGGCAAGATCATCAACGTCATCGACGAGATTGCCTTCCAGACCAACCTTCTGGCGCTCAATGCCGGCGTCGAGGCGGCGCGCGCGGGCGAAGCCGGCAAGGGCTTTGCGGTCGTGGCGCAGGAAGTGCGCGAGCTGGCGCAGCGCGCCGCCGGTGCCGCCAAGGACATCAAGGCGCTCGTCAGCCGCTCCGGCAGCGAGGTCGGCACCGGCGTCAAGCTGGTGCAGGCGACCGGCGAGGCGCTCGGGCGGATCGGCACTGATGTCGCGCGCATCAACGAACTGATGACCGCGATCGTGATGGCGGCGCGCGAACAGTCGACGGGTCTCAACGAGATCAGCACGGCCGTCGGCCAACTCGACCAGATGACGCAGCAGAACGCCGCCATGGTCGAGCAGACCAATGCCTCCAGCCACACGCTGGCGCAGGACGCCGAACGCCTGACGGACCTCGTCGGCCAATTCCGCGAAGGGCACACGATGCAGCGCGCCATGCCGACGGCGGCGCCGGCGCCTGTGACGCCCGCGGCGAGGACCGCTGCGCCGGTGCAGACGAAAACACCTTCGGTTTCAGCCGTTCAGCGGCCGGCAGCCAAGGGCACCAGCGAAGCGGTGCCGCTGCGCAAGATCGGCGCTGCCAAAATGGCCTCGTTTCCAACTCCATCTCCCGCCAAGGCCCTGATGGGCAAGCTTGCGGGCGCATTCGGCAACAAACCGGGCTCGGTGCCGTCGACGACGGCCTCCGGTGAAAACTGGGAAGAATTCTGA
- a CDS encoding AzlC family ABC transporter permease, whose product MKKDEFWEGVRGGFPIMLAASPFGALFGALAVDNGFTIADAVFMSATVYAGASQMVGIELFGNHVQPWLVVLSVFAVNFRHVLYSASIAKYVRHFTFGQKFLAFFLLVDPQYAETEKRGERGLPITFAWYLGFGLVIYIPWIINTLVGAIFGQMIGDPKAIGLDVLLPVYFMGLVMGFRKRDRFLPIVIVSGLASVAGMHFVGSPWHVSIGALAGIILAACLPPSERAVAPTGVEKEA is encoded by the coding sequence ATGAAAAAAGATGAATTCTGGGAAGGGGTCCGCGGCGGCTTTCCCATCATGCTGGCAGCATCGCCCTTCGGTGCGCTGTTCGGGGCGCTTGCGGTCGACAATGGCTTCACCATTGCCGATGCGGTGTTCATGAGCGCGACCGTCTATGCCGGCGCTAGCCAGATGGTCGGCATCGAGCTCTTCGGCAATCACGTCCAGCCCTGGCTGGTGGTGCTCTCCGTCTTTGCGGTCAACTTCCGCCACGTGCTCTATTCGGCCTCGATCGCCAAATATGTCCGGCACTTCACCTTCGGGCAGAAGTTCCTCGCATTCTTCCTGCTGGTCGATCCGCAATATGCCGAGACCGAAAAGCGCGGCGAGCGCGGCTTGCCGATCACCTTTGCCTGGTATCTCGGCTTCGGTCTCGTGATCTACATCCCGTGGATCATCAACACGCTGGTCGGCGCGATCTTCGGGCAGATGATCGGTGACCCCAAGGCGATCGGCCTTGATGTCCTGCTGCCGGTCTATTTCATGGGTCTCGTCATGGGCTTCCGCAAGCGTGACCGGTTCCTGCCGATCGTCATCGTCTCGGGGCTTGCATCCGTCGCCGGCATGCATTTCGTCGGCTCGCCATGGCATGTCAGCATCGGAGCACTAGCCGGCATCATTCTTGCCGCCTGTCTGCCGCCAAGCGAGCGGGCAGTGGCACCGACGGGTGTCGAGAAGGAGGCGTGA
- a CDS encoding aminopeptidase P family protein has translation MFQSFEVTSTPQFGKERTEALRASFAALGIDGFLVPRADEFQGEYVPASSERLSWLTGFTGSAGVALITRREAVVFVDGRYVTQLKEQVDGAVFTGGDLIGEPPHLWLENHGAKGFKLGIDPWVHTGAEVRRLEKALASLGGSLVFLDHNPLDRIWTNRPAAPLGKVTIQPIEHAGTLAKDKIATIAAGLSKTGAEAVVLTDPSSVAWTFNIRGSDVPHTPHPLARAIIHADGRAELFLDKRKTGIEQEAYLTQIADIVAPSTFDDRLRALGTAGASVMIDPDLASFAISELIRAKGGKVVEAVDPARLPRAQKNTAEMEGSSRAHLQDGAAMVEFLAWLDSQQPGTVTEIGATNQLEAARATVGERMQNPLKDISFDTISGAGAHAAIMHYRVTTATDQAIEAGTMFLIDSGAQYINGTTDITRTVAVGAVPEEQKRFFTLVLKGMIAISTARFPKGSRGVDLDPLARIALWKAGADYAHGTGHGVGSYLSVHEGPQRIARLSTQELLAGMILSNEPGYYRPGAFGIRIENLIVVQPATMVDGGDLPMLGFDTITYCPIDRRLVLPALLTDEELAWLNAYHAETREKLMPLLASDETRAWLKAATEALSR, from the coding sequence ATGTTTCAGTCATTTGAAGTCACCTCCACGCCGCAGTTCGGCAAGGAGCGCACCGAAGCCCTGCGCGCGTCCTTCGCAGCCCTCGGCATCGACGGCTTTCTCGTGCCGCGCGCGGACGAGTTCCAGGGCGAGTATGTGCCGGCCTCCTCCGAGCGCCTGTCCTGGCTCACCGGCTTTACCGGCTCGGCCGGCGTCGCCCTCATCACGCGGCGTGAAGCGGTCGTCTTCGTCGATGGCCGCTACGTCACGCAGTTGAAGGAGCAGGTCGACGGCGCGGTCTTTACTGGTGGCGACCTCATCGGCGAGCCGCCGCATCTCTGGTTGGAAAACCATGGAGCCAAGGGCTTCAAGCTCGGCATCGATCCCTGGGTCCACACCGGCGCCGAAGTGCGCCGGCTGGAAAAGGCGCTCGCTTCCCTCGGCGGTTCGCTCGTCTTCCTCGATCACAACCCGCTCGACAGGATCTGGACGAACCGTCCGGCTGCCCCGCTCGGGAAGGTGACGATCCAGCCGATCGAACATGCGGGCACGCTTGCCAAGGACAAGATCGCGACGATCGCAGCCGGCCTTTCCAAGACGGGCGCCGAAGCCGTCGTGCTGACCGACCCCTCCTCCGTCGCCTGGACATTCAACATCCGCGGGTCCGACGTGCCGCACACGCCGCATCCGCTGGCCCGCGCCATCATCCACGCCGACGGCCGCGCCGAACTTTTCCTCGACAAGCGCAAGACCGGCATCGAGCAGGAGGCCTACCTCACCCAGATCGCCGACATCGTCGCACCGTCGACCTTCGACGACCGTCTGCGGGCTCTCGGCACCGCCGGCGCCTCCGTCATGATCGATCCCGATCTCGCCTCCTTCGCCATTTCCGAACTGATCCGCGCCAAGGGCGGCAAGGTCGTCGAAGCGGTCGATCCCGCCCGCCTGCCCCGCGCCCAGAAGAACACGGCCGAGATGGAAGGCTCGAGCCGCGCCCATCTGCAGGATGGTGCGGCCATGGTCGAGTTCCTCGCCTGGCTCGACAGCCAACAGCCCGGCACAGTCACCGAGATCGGTGCCACCAACCAGCTGGAAGCTGCCCGCGCCACCGTCGGCGAGCGCATGCAGAACCCGCTAAAGGACATCTCCTTCGACACCATCTCCGGCGCCGGCGCGCACGCGGCGATCATGCACTACCGCGTCACCACGGCCACCGACCAGGCAATCGAAGCGGGCACCATGTTCCTGATCGATTCCGGCGCGCAGTATATCAACGGCACCACCGACATCACCCGCACGGTGGCCGTCGGCGCCGTGCCTGAAGAGCAGAAACGCTTCTTCACCCTGGTGCTGAAGGGCATGATCGCCATCAGCACGGCGCGCTTCCCCAAGGGCTCGCGTGGCGTGGATCTCGACCCCTTGGCGCGCATCGCGCTCTGGAAGGCGGGCGCCGACTATGCCCACGGCACCGGCCACGGCGTCGGCTCCTATCTCTCGGTGCATGAAGGCCCGCAGCGCATCGCCCGTCTTTCGACGCAGGAACTGCTGGCCGGCATGATCCTTTCCAACGAGCCCGGCTACTACCGCCCCGGCGCCTTCGGCATCCGCATCGAGAACCTCATCGTGGTGCAGCCGGCAACGATGGTTGATGGCGGCGACCTGCCGATGCTCGGCTTCGACACGATCACCTACTGCCCGATCGATCGCCGCCTGGTGCTGCCGGCGCTTCTGACCGACGAGGAACTCGCCTGGCTCAACGCCTATCACGCCGAGACGCGCGAAAAGTTGATGCCGCTGCTGGCCAGCGACGAGACGCGCGCCTGGCTGAAGGCCGCAACGGAAGCGCTGTCGCGCTGA
- the panC gene encoding pantoate--beta-alanine ligase: MKTFTTIAELRAALAEHRRAGKTVGFVPTMGYLHVGHMELMRRAREENDVVVASIFVNPLQFGANEDLSKYPRDLARDQAMLEAGSVDYLFAPGVADMYPRPMETVVDVPTLGSELEGSVRPGHFAGVATVVTKLFNIVGPDRAYFGEKDFQQLQIIRRMVDDLAQPVTVIGVPTVREADGLACSSRNVYLTAEERRAAAIVPKALDEAQHLVASGVSDVVELEKAVTEFLASEPLAKPEVVAVRDPETLETIETIGDRPVLLLLFVRFGTTKLLDNRVIAPKSASFAKVA, from the coding sequence ATGAAGACTTTCACCACCATCGCCGAGCTGCGTGCAGCGCTTGCCGAGCATAGACGCGCCGGCAAGACGGTCGGCTTCGTGCCGACCATGGGCTACCTGCATGTCGGCCATATGGAGCTGATGCGCCGGGCCCGCGAGGAAAACGACGTCGTCGTCGCCAGCATCTTCGTCAATCCGCTGCAGTTCGGCGCCAACGAGGATCTTTCCAAGTATCCGCGCGATCTCGCCCGCGACCAGGCGATGCTCGAAGCGGGCAGCGTCGACTATCTGTTTGCGCCGGGTGTTGCCGACATGTATCCGCGGCCGATGGAGACGGTCGTCGACGTGCCGACGCTTGGCAGCGAGCTCGAGGGCTCCGTGCGCCCCGGTCATTTCGCCGGTGTTGCCACCGTCGTCACCAAGCTCTTCAACATCGTTGGGCCCGATCGCGCCTATTTCGGCGAGAAGGATTTCCAGCAGCTGCAGATCATCCGCCGCATGGTGGACGATCTCGCCCAGCCGGTGACCGTGATCGGCGTGCCGACGGTGCGCGAGGCCGACGGGCTCGCCTGCTCGTCGCGCAATGTCTACCTGACGGCCGAAGAGCGGCGTGCCGCGGCGATCGTGCCGAAGGCGCTGGATGAGGCGCAGCACCTCGTTGCCTCCGGCGTCAGCGATGTCGTCGAACTCGAAAAGGCCGTGACCGAGTTTCTGGCGAGCGAGCCCTTGGCGAAGCCCGAGGTCGTAGCGGTGCGCGATCCCGAGACGCTGGAGACGATCGAAACGATCGGCGACCGGCCGGTGCTGCTTCTGCTCTTCGTCCGCTTCGGCACGACGAAGCTGCTCGACAATCGCGTGATCGCCCCGAAATCCGCATCATTTGCAAAGGTTGCCTGA
- the panB gene encoding 3-methyl-2-oxobutanoate hydroxymethyltransferase yields MSVQTAKRRLSPANIEALKGERPIVSLTAYTTPIARLLDPHVDFLLVGDSVGMVLYGLDTTVGVTLEMMIAHGQAVMRGSQQACVVIDMPFGSYQESKEQAFRSAARILKETGCSAVKLEGGAEMAETVEFLVSRGIPVLGHVGLMPQLVNTTGGYRSVGRNDKEVAKIRRDAKAIDDAGAFGIVIEGTVEPVARDITAELRSPTIGIGASPACDGQILVSDDMLGLFNDFKPRFVKHFAELAPAISKAAEEYANEVKARTFPGIEHTFQVKK; encoded by the coding sequence ATGAGCGTGCAGACCGCCAAGCGCCGGCTCAGCCCCGCCAACATCGAAGCGCTGAAGGGCGAGCGCCCGATCGTCAGCCTCACGGCCTATACGACGCCGATTGCGCGGCTGCTCGATCCGCATGTGGACTTTCTGCTGGTCGGCGATTCCGTCGGCATGGTGCTCTATGGCCTCGACACGACCGTCGGCGTGACGCTGGAAATGATGATCGCCCATGGCCAAGCGGTCATGCGCGGCTCGCAGCAGGCCTGCGTCGTCATCGACATGCCCTTCGGCTCCTACCAGGAATCGAAGGAGCAGGCGTTCCGCAGTGCGGCGCGTATCCTCAAGGAAACCGGCTGCAGCGCAGTGAAACTCGAGGGCGGGGCGGAGATGGCCGAGACGGTCGAGTTTCTCGTCAGCCGCGGCATTCCGGTGCTCGGCCATGTCGGCTTGATGCCGCAGCTCGTCAACACGACCGGCGGTTATCGCTCGGTCGGCCGCAACGACAAGGAAGTGGCAAAGATCCGCCGCGACGCCAAGGCGATCGACGATGCCGGAGCGTTTGGCATCGTCATCGAGGGCACGGTCGAGCCGGTGGCCCGCGACATTACCGCGGAGCTGCGCTCGCCGACGATCGGCATCGGCGCGTCGCCTGCCTGCGACGGCCAGATCCTCGTCTCCGACGACATGCTCGGCCTCTTCAACGACTTCAAGCCACGCTTCGTCAAGCATTTTGCCGAGTTGGCGCCGGCGATCTCGAAGGCTGCCGAGGAGTATGCGAACGAGGTGAAGGCGCGCACGTTCCCCGGCATCGAGCATACGTTCCAGGTCAAGAAGTAA
- a CDS encoding AzlD family protein has product MDPQHLNLIYLIIAAAVATFLTRVGGYILITQMKEIPPRLEAALNAVPAAVLTTLVAPAFVYGGLDVTIAMFVAFAIALGLNLSTLRMLVIGWVVVMVIRHLVM; this is encoded by the coding sequence ATGGATCCGCAACACCTGAACCTCATCTACCTGATCATCGCGGCGGCCGTTGCGACCTTCCTGACGCGTGTCGGCGGCTATATCCTGATCACCCAGATGAAAGAGATCCCGCCGCGGCTGGAGGCGGCGCTCAACGCCGTTCCCGCAGCCGTTCTGACGACGCTGGTGGCGCCGGCCTTCGTCTATGGCGGGCTCGACGTGACGATCGCCATGTTCGTCGCCTTTGCCATCGCGCTCGGGCTGAATCTCTCAACACTGCGTATGCTCGTCATCGGCTGGGTGGTGGTCATGGTGATCCGGCATCTGGTGATGTAG